A single region of the Vagococcus teuberi genome encodes:
- a CDS encoding oligopeptide ABC transporter substrate-binding protein codes for MKYKKLFSVVALGAAVTVGLSACGGGKSDKKSNGGKTEKTEDVSKFPVKTSNQEKAKEGGTLEAAVVMDTQFKGMFSETFSEDNYDAQFMQPSHESLFTSNGNFETTDDGVAKKDIDVDGKKITITITKDAKWSDGKPLVADDIIQPYLIIGNKDYSGIRYGEDFQNIVGMDEYHDGKADTISGIKKVDDKTVEISYKEMNPGMKQTSETVWTSAMPSHIFKDIPVKGMESSDAVRKNIVTFGPYKMEKINTGESVEYTPNEYYYGEKPKLSKITMRVAPSSSIVESLKAKKYDMVFSMPTDNYPNYKDIEGYEILGRQDLAYTYIGFKLGKWDGAKGESVYNPDSKMANKSLRQAMGYAIDNAAVANKFYNGLRQPANAIVPPIFDEFSDKSLVGYSKQDIDKANKLLDEAGYKKKDGEEFRRDPKGEKLEINFASMSGGETAQPLAEYYMDCWKEIGLDVKLSTGRLIEFQSFYDKLKNDSPDVDVYQAAWGLSSDPSQSGLYGPKAAFNYTRFVSDENTKLLNEIDSEKSFDGKYRTDKFKEWQEYVADEAFVIPTLFRDAVLPVSDKVTGFDWAYDVTSNPWSHVGVTDKK; via the coding sequence ATGAAGTACAAAAAATTATTTAGCGTCGTAGCACTTGGTGCTGCAGTAACAGTCGGGTTATCAGCTTGTGGCGGAGGAAAATCTGACAAAAAATCAAATGGTGGGAAAACAGAAAAAACGGAAGATGTATCAAAATTCCCAGTAAAAACGTCTAATCAAGAAAAAGCCAAAGAAGGCGGAACGTTAGAAGCAGCGGTTGTTATGGATACGCAGTTTAAAGGAATGTTCTCTGAAACCTTTTCTGAAGACAACTATGATGCTCAATTTATGCAACCATCTCATGAATCATTATTTACAAGTAATGGTAACTTTGAGACAACAGATGACGGAGTAGCAAAAAAAGACATCGATGTTGATGGTAAGAAAATTACAATTACAATTACTAAAGATGCCAAATGGTCAGATGGTAAACCATTAGTAGCAGATGATATTATCCAACCATACTTAATCATTGGTAACAAAGATTATTCAGGTATCCGTTATGGTGAAGATTTCCAAAATATCGTAGGTATGGATGAGTACCATGATGGAAAAGCTGACACTATCTCAGGAATTAAAAAAGTAGATGACAAAACGGTCGAAATTTCTTACAAAGAAATGAATCCAGGGATGAAACAAACAAGTGAAACTGTTTGGACTTCAGCAATGCCTTCTCATATCTTTAAAGATATTCCAGTAAAAGGAATGGAATCAAGTGATGCCGTACGTAAAAATATTGTGACTTTTGGACCATACAAAATGGAAAAAATTAATACAGGTGAATCTGTAGAGTACACACCAAATGAGTACTACTACGGTGAAAAACCCAAATTAAGTAAAATCACAATGCGTGTCGCACCATCGAGTTCAATTGTAGAATCATTGAAAGCTAAAAAATATGACATGGTATTCAGTATGCCAACTGATAACTATCCAAACTACAAAGATATAGAAGGATATGAAATCTTAGGTCGTCAAGATTTAGCTTATACTTATATTGGATTCAAATTAGGTAAATGGGATGGTGCTAAAGGTGAATCTGTTTACAATCCAGATTCAAAAATGGCAAACAAATCATTACGTCAAGCAATGGGGTATGCCATTGATAACGCAGCTGTAGCGAACAAATTCTACAATGGATTACGTCAACCTGCTAATGCGATTGTACCACCAATCTTTGATGAGTTTAGTGATAAGAGCTTAGTTGGTTACTCTAAACAAGATATTGATAAAGCAAATAAATTATTAGATGAAGCAGGATACAAGAAAAAAGATGGTGAAGAATTCCGTCGCGATCCAAAAGGTGAAAAGCTAGAAATTAACTTTGCTTCTATGTCAGGTGGCGAAACTGCCCAACCATTAGCCGAATACTACATGGACTGCTGGAAAGAAATTGGTTTAGATGTTAAATTATCAACTGGTCGTTTAATTGAATTCCAATCATTCTATGATAAATTGAAAAATGATTCACCAGACGTTGATGTTTATCAAGCGGCTTGGGGATTAAGTTCAGATCCATCTCAATCAGGATTATACGGACCTAAAGCAGCGTTTAACTACACTCGTTTTGTCAGTGATGAAAATACTAAGCTATTGAACGAAATTGATTCTGAGAAATCATTTGATGGTAAATACCGTACAGATAAATTTAAAGAATGGCAAGAATATGTTGCTGACGAAGCATTTGTCATTCCAACATTATTCAGAGACGCTGTATTGCCAGTGAGTGACAAAGTAACTGGATTTGACTGGGCTTATGATGTAACAAGTAACCCATGGTCTCATGTTGGTGTAACAGATAAAAAATAA
- the rnc gene encoding ribonuclease III, translating into MEQTLTQLLKTDYNIIFKDISLLEQAFTHSSYVNEHRHFELQDNERLEFLGDAVLELEVSDYLYRHFQDLPEGKLTKLRSTIVREDSLAMFAKECGFDQFVKLGKGEENSNGRSRSSLLCDLFEAFLGALYLDQGAKKSKEFIYQVVVAKIETGAFSHEMDHKTTLQEVLQKNGDILIEYHLIAEEGPAHARIFHVEVCGGGTPLGKGSGKSKKVAEQKAAEAALANILAEES; encoded by the coding sequence ATGGAACAAACGTTAACACAGTTATTAAAGACAGACTATAACATCATTTTTAAAGACATCTCGTTATTGGAACAAGCGTTTACCCATTCATCCTATGTGAATGAGCATCGACATTTTGAACTACAAGATAATGAACGATTAGAATTTCTAGGAGATGCTGTCTTAGAGTTAGAAGTATCTGATTATTTATACCGTCATTTTCAAGATTTACCAGAAGGGAAATTAACAAAACTACGTTCGACAATTGTTAGAGAAGATAGTTTAGCAATGTTTGCTAAAGAATGTGGTTTTGATCAATTTGTTAAACTTGGTAAGGGAGAGGAAAATTCAAATGGTAGAAGTCGTTCATCATTGTTGTGTGATTTATTCGAAGCTTTTTTAGGAGCTCTATATTTGGATCAAGGAGCTAAAAAATCGAAAGAATTTATCTACCAAGTAGTCGTAGCAAAAATTGAAACTGGTGCTTTTTCACATGAGATGGATCATAAAACCACTCTACAAGAAGTATTACAAAAAAATGGTGATATCTTGATTGAGTATCATTTAATAGCAGAAGAAGGACCTGCCCATGCAAGAATCTTCCATGTTGAAGTATGTGGTGGAGGAACGCCTCTAGGTAAGGGGTCTGGAAAGTCTAAAAAAGTGGCAGAACAAAAAGCGGCAGAAGCAGCATTAGCCAACATTTTAGCAGAAGAATCCTAG